The genomic region CCATTGAAGCGAAGCGGGTACCGATGGCGGCTGTTGGGAGGGAGAAGAGGGGGAACCCGCGATCGCGGAGCGATCGGCGCCGGGAAAGTCCGACGCCTGGGACGGTCCCCACCAACTTTGAGGAAATTTAGAGCAAACCAAGCGCTCGAATTCGTGGTTGAAATGGTAAAACGGCTGGTGGCGGCGATTCCACGACGCGAGGATGTGGCCGATCGAAACCGCCTTGTAACGACCTTGATAGAGGGCTTCGATCGCCGCCAAGCGAACCCAATTGGCCGGATAGCGATCCAGCCATCGATCGACTAATTCTTGAACCTGATTGCCACCGAGATCGAAACTATAATGGATCAGCACTGCCGCAGCACAAGCGGCGGCTGAGTCTTTCGCCGCTTCCGTCATATTTAATCGCCTGCTGGCTTGCTCCAGCCCTGAGAGATTTTAGAGGGCGAATGCAAGGATTTGAAAGCCATCTCGCCTCTAGAATCTCCAACATCATACCGAAATTTGGAGGAATTGACATCAGGCCATTGCGCGACCTTGCTGCTCTGACTAGCTCGTAAACGCGGTCACCACGCGATCGCGCCCTTCCAACTTCGCCCGATAGAGCGCCGCATCTGCCGCCCGAATAATCGCCTCTCCCGTCTGTCCGTGTTCCGGGAAGCACGCCACCCCCACCGACAGCGAAATCGGATCGAGCAACTCCCGCCGATGTTCGACATTTAAAAACTTGACCCCCTCGCGGATCTCCTCGGCCCGGCGAATCGTATTTTCTAACGACGCTTCCGGGAAAATCAGGGTCAACTCTTCCCCGCCATAGCGACAGGCGATATCGGAATCGCGAATATTGCGTTTCAAAAAGCGCCCCAACTCGCGCAATACCGCATCCCCTGCCTCGTGTCCGAAAGTATCGTTAAACCGTTTGAAATGGTCTACATCGAGCATTAAAATCCCCAACGGCTGCCCGGCCCGCGAGGCCCGGTGGACTTCCCGTTCGAGGGATTCTTCTAAATAACGGCGGTTGAACAGGCCCGTGAGGGGGTCGCGAATACTTTCGTATTGGAGGGTTTCGCGCAATTTCAAATTCGCCAGAGCCAGGGCGATATGTTCGCAAACCGTGCGCGCCAACTTCTGTTTGGCTTCGCTCAAGGCTTCGAGCTGGGTGCTACTCAAGTGCAGCATCCCCCAGGTCATCCCCGTGGCCATCATCGGCACGCAAAGCGATCGCCCGTCCAGGGCTACCCGTCTCACATGAGAACAGAGCAGTCCCACATCTTTGCCGTCCACAACGTGAGATCGTCCCCGCCGTAACGCCCAGCACTCGTGGGGGACGAACAGGGATTCCCCTTGTTGAGCCGCGCCCCAATCCGCCACCAATTCCACTAAATTATTGGAATTGTTAATCGCAAAAATGCCGCCGGAACAGTCGGGAAACAACGGCTGTAAAAAACTCGGCAGCGCCTTGTAGGCTTCTTCGACCGTCAGACACGCTTGCAGGAAATCGCTCATTTCCCCGAGTAACGCCATCTCGCGGTTGCGTAATTCGAGTTGTTCCACCCAGCACTTGAGCTGACTGTTGGCTTGATGCAGTTGCTGTTCGGTTTGCTTGCGTTCGGTAATGTCCGACGCCGTACCGAGGATCTGCTTCGGTTTGCCATCTGCCGTGCGGGTGAAAATAATATCGCGGCTGTAAAACCAGTGCCAGTGACCGTTTTTATCTTCGATGCGATACTCGCGCTCCATAATTTCGCCGTCCGCCACCCGATCCAATTTGGCGAGTTGTTGGTGGAGTCGGGACAAATCGTCCGGGTGCATCACTTGTGCGAAAAACTCGACGCCCATGTTTTCAATGTCCTGGGGCGTATAGCCCAAAATTTCGGCAAATTCGCGGTTGGCGTAGGTATTGCGCCGTTCGAGGGTGTCGTAGATGTAGAGGAGGTTGGGGGTGGTTTCGGTAATTTTTTCGATAAAACGCTGTTTTTCTCGTAAGGCTTCTTCTGCTTCTTTGCGTTCGGTAATGTCGCGATTGCTCACGCGCAATCCCAGCCATTCCCCCTCACTGCTGTAAACGGGTTGGCAAATATGGGCGACCCAGCGCACCTGACCGTTGCGATGGACGATGCGGAAGTCGAAGGCGAAGATTTTGGGATTGACTAACTCGTCCTGCAAGGAGGTAACGACGGGATCGCGGTCTTCGGGATGTATCAGGGAATACAATAGTTGGCGATCGGAAAGGAACTCGGCGACGCTGTAGCCGGAAATGCGCTCGCACGAGGCGGACATGTAGACGAATTCGCCGTCGGGAGCGATCCAGTATTCCCAATCGTAGGTAAAGTTAGCCAGGGTGCGAAACCGTTCTTCGCTTTGGCGCAGGGCTTGTTCGGCGCTTTTGCGCTCGGTAATGTCGGTATAAATGCCGATCGCGCCGACGATTTGTCCGGCGGGGTTTTTGATGGCGTCGGCTCGTAAGGAAATCTGGCGCTGGCGCCCCGTGCGACTGTGCATTTCGACTTCGCCTTTCCAGGATTCGCCGCGAACCGTGGTGGAAAAGACTTCCCGGAAGCAATCGACATCGGCGAACAGGACGGCGGCACCTCCGGCAGCATTGAGGTCTTCGACGTTATATTCAAACAGTTCGATAAAGGCGCTGTTATGGTAGGTGGATTGTCCGTTGAGGTCGCTCATGGCGATCGCGTCGCTGGAACTTTCGACGGCTTTGCTAATGCGCAATAAGGTTTCTTCGGCGTGTTTGCGATCGTCGATATCGACGCAAGAGACGATCGCCCCGGCAAATTCGCCGTTCGGGGTCAGGCGCGGCACTCCGGTATGCAAAATCCAGCGATATTCGCCGCGCGCGCAAAACAGCCGATATTCGACCCGCCAGCTCTTGCGACCTTTGAGGGCGGCGAAAAAGCCATTTAAGGTGCGCTTGCGGTCTTCCGGGTGGAGGCATTCGATCCAACCTTTCCCGGCGGCTTCTGCGGGGGTCTGTCCGGTAAAGTCGAGCCAGGTTTTGTTGAAAAAGGTGCCGTTCCCGTCGGCGTCGGCGAGCCAGATCATCACCGGGGCATTATCGGCCATCAGCCGAAAACGCTGCTCGCTCTCGCGCAGGGCTTGTTCGGCGGCTTGACGCTCCTTGATGTCGCGTCCGACCGCTTGAAACTCGCGCACGAGACCGCGTTCGTCGAAAATCGCCCGTTTGCTCCACTGGAGGGCGCGCCGTTCTCCGTCGGGCAGGACGACGGGGTATTCGAGGACGATGCTGGGATGCTCGGGGGTGAGCTGTTGGAGGCGATCGCCCGCTTCGCTCAGGCTCTCTTCGGGGAGGGTGGCGAGGAAGTTGCTGCCGAGGGCTTGCGATCGCTCTTGTTGGAAGTAGCGACAGTAAGCGTCGTTGACGAAGGTCACGGTGCCGTCGGGTAAAAAGCGACAGACTAATTCGGTTTGATCTTCGACGATCGCCCGATAGCGCCACTCGCTTTCCCGTAGGGCTTGTTGTGCTTTTTGGCGGTCGGCGATTTCGCGCAGCAACTCTTCGTTGAGTTGCATCAGTTGGTCGGTGCGCTCTTCGATCCGTCGTTCGAGGTTTTCGTTGAGCTGTTTGAGGCTAGTTTCTTCGGCGCGACGGGCGATCGTGGCGGTGGCGATCGTGTACTTGCCGTTTGCTTCGCGGGTGGCGAGGGGCATTTTCGACCAGACGATCGGGATCGGGTCGCCGTCGGCGTCTTTCCAGGTGCTTTCCCAGGGGCGATCGCCGTTACCGACGAGCCAGTCGTGGAAGGCTTCGGCCCGTGCTTCCGACTCGAACAGGTCCGCCAGTCGTCGCTCGCGCAGGGCTTCGTCGGAGCTTCCCAAGCTCGCCTCGGTGTGAGGATCTACTTGCACGATCCGACCTCGGGGGTCGATGACGACGACGAGGGAGCGTTCGGCGACGGCTTTTGAGCTTCTTTCCCGTTGGATTTGCCGTTCGAGCTGTTGCTGTTGGCGGGCGCCTTCGCCCAGGTGTTGCTGTAAATCGTGCTGTCGGATGGCGATCGCCAGTTGCACGGCCAATTGTTCGGCCCACTCGATTTCCCAACTCTTCCAACGGCGAAGGCGGCGGGCGTACTGGACGACGAGCAATCCCCACGGTCGTTCGGGGGCGCTTCCTTGGAGATCGAGCGGGGCCAGGGGTTGAAGTTCCCCACGGGCGATCGGAAGGACGAGTTGGGCTTTAACGCCCAATTTTTGCAAGGGTTTGACGACTTCTTCCGGCAGTCCGCTACTGCTGAGATTGGCGATCGCCTGGCGCTCTCCTTTGGCGAAGGCTCCGATCCAATCGGCGATCTCGACCGCCGTCGAGGGGACGGTTCCCACGGATGGCACCCCCGGCGCCGTGGCTTCGCTTTCGATCGCCGGGGTGCCGTCGTCGAGGAAGCGACAGAGGATCGCGCGATCGCTGCCGAGGACTTCGCGCACTTCCCTCGCGATCGGGCCGAAAATTTCGCTGAGGGGGCGATTTTGATAGGTTTTGAGGGCAATTTGTTCTAACAGGCGATCGCTTCTGGCACTTCGGCGCCTGCGGGTTCGGCTCGCTCTCGACCCCGAATTCGATCTCGAAGCCCGCGACAGTTGACGATTTTCCGCACTCAGTTGACCCACTTTTTGCTGCAAAGTTTGAATGACGCCGTACAGGTCTACCGGATCGATCGCCCGCAATAAGCTCGCCTGGGTGACGATGCCGAGTAATTCGCCCTTCTCGTCACGACAAATCGCCCGTCGCACTCCCTGGCGTTGCATTTCCAGATGGGCGACCCACAAGGAATCGTCCGGTTTGACACAAACCACGGCTTCGCCGATGACTTCCCGGGCGGGAATGCCGATAAAATCCAAGTTTAACCCCCGAGCGCGCACGAGATCTCGTTTGCTGACGATGCCGAGGGGACGGCGAGACGATCGCCCCGGACTGGAGAGTTCGCACACGATCGCGCATTCGTGTTGGTGACGGGCGATCGCCTGTACGATGTCTTGCAAGGAACTGTTCGCACTCACGCAAATTCCTTGGGTGTCGATCGCCTCGACGACTCGCCG from Oxynema aestuarii AP17 harbors:
- a CDS encoding PAS domain S-box protein, whose translation is MYLQNSSVCSDLLDAAIDRHPVTVSASTSLEKIVALMSQESNLCTLRQKSNPLDRHGFNEARASCVLVVENNRLVGSIGEGEIVECLLREIKLDRLTAGEVMNRNLITIRQSNLSDLFAIVNLLKGYGVGYLPVLDDRDRLVGLVSSQSLQSCWHPVDLLKLRRVVEAIDTQGICVSANSSLQDIVQAIARHQHECAIVCELSSPGRSSRRPLGIVSKRDLVRARGLNLDFIGIPAREVIGEAVVCVKPDDSLWVAHLEMQRQGVRRAICRDEKGELLGIVTQASLLRAIDPVDLYGVIQTLQQKVGQLSAENRQLSRASRSNSGSRASRTRRRRSARSDRLLEQIALKTYQNRPLSEIFGPIAREVREVLGSDRAILCRFLDDGTPAIESEATAPGVPSVGTVPSTAVEIADWIGAFAKGERQAIANLSSSGLPEEVVKPLQKLGVKAQLVLPIARGELQPLAPLDLQGSAPERPWGLLVVQYARRLRRWKSWEIEWAEQLAVQLAIAIRQHDLQQHLGEGARQQQQLERQIQRERSSKAVAERSLVVVIDPRGRIVQVDPHTEASLGSSDEALRERRLADLFESEARAEAFHDWLVGNGDRPWESTWKDADGDPIPIVWSKMPLATREANGKYTIATATIARRAEETSLKQLNENLERRIEERTDQLMQLNEELLREIADRQKAQQALRESEWRYRAIVEDQTELVCRFLPDGTVTFVNDAYCRYFQQERSQALGSNFLATLPEESLSEAGDRLQQLTPEHPSIVLEYPVVLPDGERRALQWSKRAIFDERGLVREFQAVGRDIKERQAAEQALRESEQRFRLMADNAPVMIWLADADGNGTFFNKTWLDFTGQTPAEAAGKGWIECLHPEDRKRTLNGFFAALKGRKSWRVEYRLFCARGEYRWILHTGVPRLTPNGEFAGAIVSCVDIDDRKHAEETLLRISKAVESSSDAIAMSDLNGQSTYHNSAFIELFEYNVEDLNAAGGAAVLFADVDCFREVFSTTVRGESWKGEVEMHSRTGRQRQISLRADAIKNPAGQIVGAIGIYTDITERKSAEQALRQSEERFRTLANFTYDWEYWIAPDGEFVYMSASCERISGYSVAEFLSDRQLLYSLIHPEDRDPVVTSLQDELVNPKIFAFDFRIVHRNGQVRWVAHICQPVYSSEGEWLGLRVSNRDITERKEAEEALREKQRFIEKITETTPNLLYIYDTLERRNTYANREFAEILGYTPQDIENMGVEFFAQVMHPDDLSRLHQQLAKLDRVADGEIMEREYRIEDKNGHWHWFYSRDIIFTRTADGKPKQILGTASDITERKQTEQQLHQANSQLKCWVEQLELRNREMALLGEMSDFLQACLTVEEAYKALPSFLQPLFPDCSGGIFAINNSNNLVELVADWGAAQQGESLFVPHECWALRRGRSHVVDGKDVGLLCSHVRRVALDGRSLCVPMMATGMTWGMLHLSSTQLEALSEAKQKLARTVCEHIALALANLKLRETLQYESIRDPLTGLFNRRYLEESLEREVHRASRAGQPLGILMLDVDHFKRFNDTFGHEAGDAVLRELGRFLKRNIRDSDIACRYGGEELTLIFPEASLENTIRRAEEIREGVKFLNVEHRRELLDPISLSVGVACFPEHGQTGEAIIRAADAALYRAKLEGRDRVVTAFTS